The genomic region TTTAATGGGTGACCCATTCCCTAGAAAGCGTGTTGCCTATTGCATAAAGTATGGAATAGTTTAAATTGGTGTAAAGAGCGATTGAAAAGACGGATAATGAATCGACGTATAAGAGCCCCGTATATACGGACTGTGTATGGTTTGCTTTTAATCGGTTAAAATTGTAGCATCGAAATACTCTTTTGAAATATCGATCCCAATAAAGTTTTTAAATTTATTCATAATGATTATTATTAATGACAACCGATTCCTAAAATATTATCTAAACCTTGATATTAGACCTCTTACGTCGTAATTACTATTCTGATACCATCTCTTTTTTTCGTTGAACATATGGCAGAAACAAGATTATGGTCACAGAAACCTATCTTGAATGATTATTTTAACTGGAAAATTCTATTGGAAGTAACGGTAATCTTAATTTGGAAGTTTAATGTCTTTACAAACTTCTTCCAATACTTCACAAGGGTTAACATTAATAGCTAAGGCTATTAAATATACTTCGTCTGCACGAAGCTTAGTTGTCTCATTTGAACTCAATTGACTTAGCCGAGATTTACTTATTCCTGTTCTTCTAGCTACTTCAGCTTTATTAACCGATCTACGTGCTAAATATAATCCTAGTGGTGTCATTTGTCCATCATTTACTTAT from Zunongwangia profunda SM-A87 harbors:
- a CDS encoding helix-turn-helix domain-containing protein produces the protein MTPLGLYLARRSVNKAEVARRTGISKSRLSQLSSNETTKLRADEVYLIALAINVNPCEVLEEVCKDIKLPN